From the genome of Halobacteriovorax marinus SJ:
TAAAGCAATCTTGAATAAGAAAGAGAATGAGTTATTAGATCAATACTTCACAGATCACAAGAATATTCGCGTGGCCTTTCTAACTCTTTCATCTCAAAAGTTTGATGATTTGGATAAGGCAATTGATAGAAGGATTAATGCCACAAATTTTTTAATGGATGGGCTTAGTAGATCACATATGGACAGAAGTGAGATCATCAAGGCAACAGAGATGTTTCTTTTAAGTGAGAACGAAGAGCTGACAGAGAATCTAGATATTAGAAGGGCGATTATTGGAGACAAGGTAGATCTCTATAATGCTCTAGTTAATTATGCTCCAGAACAAGTAGAAATTTTTAAGAGAAATTATATGAGCGAAAGGCTCAAGAAAGTTATTCAATATGTAGAAATGAATAAACAAAGAAATAGAGGTTAGTATGAAGAAATTAATTTATGTTTTAGCATTAGGTCTTCTGACTACTCCTGTTCTAGGAAAAGAGTATGTTATCACGTCCAGTGATAAACTCTCTGATTCTCTGGGTGCAGGTTATAACTCAGAAGAGGAAGCATTTGTTGGAAAGTGTGTCACTGGAGACGTTGTCTATGTTGGTAAGCAAGAATCAAATCTTGATTTCTCACAGACAATTAGTCAAAGACAGCTCTCTAAAGAGCTTGGCATATCAGCTGGCGGTAGGGCCCGTATGGGAGCAATCACCCATTCAGCTTCGGCGAATTTTCTAAAGAATTCTAAGAGTAATTCATTTTCTATATCATCGATATATTCAGGGAATTATTCTTTTAGACAGAGAAAATTAAATAACCCTAGACTAAATGACATTGGAGTTAAGCTCTCCAATAATCCAATGAGATTTCAAAATACTTGTGGGGATAATTTTTCACATAAACAAAGTATTGGTGCAAAAATTTTCTTTAGTATTAGGCTAGACTTTACAAGTAAATTGGCGAAACAAACCTTTGAGGCCAATTATAGCATGAGTGGGCCAATGGCGTCTGCAAGTGCAAGCTTAAGACAGGCAAAGAACTCTTTCTCTAAAGATACGAAGGTTACAATCACTGCTCTTCAAGTCGGTGGAGATATTTCAAAAATCTCAGATATTTTCTACTCTGCTGATGGGAACGGATCTAAAGACTTTGTAAGTTGTAGTTTTGGAGATCTGGCCAAGTGTGAGAACGTTCTATCTAATGCTATTAAGTATGCAACAGATACTGAAGTGGGATTCCCATCTCAGATTAAGCCAGACACTGATATGAATTCAGCAATAGGTCCAGCCGTTTTAAAAACTTATGCTTATTCCTATGAAATGATGGGAGAGTATATTAACTTCTCACCTGCTCTAACTAGAGCAATCAAAGCAACGAGAAAAAATTTAAATAATCTCTTTGAAGATATTTTTGCCCAACATAATTTAGTTGAGACACTTATTAATAGTGGAACAATCAGATTAAGTCCTAGGCAATATGGTAAGTTTACACAAATGCAGTCAAATATCTTTACTCAAATGTATTCTTTAGCTGAGGGAATTGAGGACTGCTACCAAAAGCCTCTTGAGTGTAGTGAGATTTGGCTTGAATTTGAACCAACTAATGATGAAGGGGTTAAGCTCTACGCCGAAGAAGAATTTGAAGTTGAAAAAGAGACCTTTGCCCAGTGGTGTGACTTTGGTTATACACCATTTGCTACCGAGGGAACTTTGAATAGTGTAAATGCTCTTGTGAGTAGGGCCAAAGAAATTGACCCTGATCTCTTTGCTCCTCCAGGTGCAGGTATGGATGTTGATCTATGCTATATTGCTGGAAGTATTTTAGAGAAACAGAGAAGTCTTAGCGTAACTGAAAGCAATTTATCAGACCTAAGGCTAATAGCGACTCTAAAGAATTTAACTGAGTTAGATCTTGGAGATAATGAGATTGAAGATATCTCACCTTTGAGCTCTCTAGTAAATTTAACAAAGTTAAATCTAAGAGAGAATAGAATTTATAATCTTCAAGCTTTAACAAGCTTGCTAAATCTTACGTCACTAGAGTTATCGGATAATGAGATTGAAGATGCCTCACCTCTTTCAAGACTTGGTAATATTACTTATCTAGATCTAAGAAATAATGGTGTTGATATTGCTTGTCCATTTCCAGAAGAGGGAATTTGTTTAATAGCAGATTATAGATATAACAATGAATTTGTACCACTAACGAGAAATCACACAAACCTTCCTTCAAGATTAGGTCATCGTGTTTCTAAGCTAAGTAATGGAGATTTAATTGTAAGTGGTGATCTGTCTATGACAAATAATTCGGGGGCCATTGGTGCGCTTTCAAATTATCAGACAGAGTTCTTTCACAGCGGATCGATTGCAGTAAAGAGATCTTTTCACACATCAACAACTCTTGATAGTGACGAGGTTCTTCTAACTGGTGGTTGGCACGCCAATACAAGTGCAGAGCTCTACAACGGTAGAACAAAGAGTAGCAAGGCAATAGGAAATATGAATTTTCCTAGAGTTGAGCACGTAGCAACTAAATTAGATAATGGAGACGTTCTTATCACTGGTGGTTGGAAAGGTCGCAATCAATTTTGGACAGGGAGAGACTCACAGGCAACTGCTGAACTCTTTGATGCTACTACAAGAAAATTTGTAAATATCGGCTCAATGCGTGTTCCAAGAGCAGGTCATACTATGACAAAGCTAAATGATGGTCGTGTTCTTATCGTAGGAGGCTTCAAAGTTGATCATGAGAGTAACGGTCAAGGAATAGCTAGTGCCGAGATTTTTGATCCAAAATTCAATAGATTTACAAAGCTCACTTCGAGGCTTCGTTTTGGAAGAGGTCATCACACAGCAACTAAGTTGAAAGATGGACGAGTTCTAATTGTTGGTGGATTTTCTAAAGAGAATAAAGCAACTAATAGAATTGAGATTTTTAATCCAAAGAATAACTCTTTTCACTTAGTAGAAGAGACAATGAATGAGCAAAGGGCCTACCATCAAGCTGTACTTCTTCCAGATGGTAAAGTCTTTATCGTTGGTGGTGAAGTTGAGCACTTTGCGAGAAGAAATCCTCAAGATGAGTGTAAGACATGTTCAAAGACAGCGGAGATCTATGACCCTTACGCAGGTATTTCAACTCAGACATCGGCGCAAATGAATGTTCCAAGGTCACAATTTAGTGCGACTCTTACAAATGATAATAGAATAATTATTATTGGCGGTAAGGGTAATGATGCTAGATTTAGTGCATCTATGTTTGAATTCTCTGAATTCTAATTCTTTCAGTAGGCCAAGTTATTACATTGCTTGGCCTTCTCTCCATACTTGCTCTGACAATTAGCACTATCTATAACCGTCTTCTACAGAGACGAGTCAACGAGAATCCCAAGCATTCTTCTCACAGGCTCAGCTGCACCCCAAAGGAGTTGGTCGCCACAAGTAAAGGCATTGAGATATTGTTCTCCAAGATTCATTTTTCTAAGTCTTCCTACTGGAATATCGAGGGTTCCACTTACAGCGGCCGGTGTGAGACCACTTCTCGTTTCCTCTGGCGTATTGCCTATGACCTTAACCCAATCGTTATGAGAGCTAATCATTTGTGTAATCTCATCCATTGGAATATTTCTCTTCAATTTAATTGTAAAGGCCTGAGAGTGACATCTCATAGTTCCTATACGCACACAAGTTCCATCAATTGGAATGATATTTTCACTACGACCAAGAATTTTATTGGTTTCAGCTACACCTTTCCACTCTTCACGAGTCTGTCCTGCTTCAACGGCAGAGTCTATCCATGGGATTAGGTTACCAGCAAGAGGAGCTCCAAAGCAGCTAATGTCCAAAGACCCATCTCTAAGCGTATTTGTCACGAGTTGATCAACTTTCATTATGTCTTTAGAGAGTGATTCATCCATTTGAGTGAAATTTGTTCCCACGACCTTCATTTGAGTGAGAAGCTCTTTCATATGCCTAGCTCCACCACCAGATGCCGCTTGATAAGTCATTGAAGTAAGCCATTCAATCTCATCGCTCTCAAATAATCCGCCAAGGGCCATCATCATTAGGGATACTGTACAATTTCCTCCAACAAAGTCTTTAATACCGTCATTTAGCGCCCTATCGATAACTGATCTATTTACCGGATCAAGAACAATAACACTATCGCTATTCATTCTAAGTGTACTTGCAGCATCTATCCAATAGCCATTCCAATTCTTTGATTTTAGCTTTGGGTGAACCTCTTTGGTATAATCTCCACCCTGACAAGTCACAATTATATCCATTTCTAAAAGCTCATCAATATTGAGGGCATCCTTTAAGAGTTCACTGCTAGAGTAATTAGGGGCCTTCTCTCCTACTTGAGAGGTAGAAAAAAAGATCGACTCTATTTTCTTAAAGTCTCCTAGCTCATTCATTCTATCCATAAGAACTGAACCAACCATTCCTCTCCAACCTACAAAACCAACTTTCTTCATACTTGCCACCTTTTAAAGACAATATTGATAAAACAAACACTAATATTGATAGTTTTTTATCTTTTTGTAAATCTTAGTTGAATATTTGATGATAATTGGTTAGCATTTTTAGAAATGAAGAGGCGCATCTCTTAGGTAATTTACTGGAAGATTTTTGGATCTAGCGAAAGTAAGTGATGGAAGATTTGCCGAAATAGGGCCTTGCCAAAGAAAGGTGCTATTGGTTGCTAGGGCTGAATCCCTAGGACTGTCACAGGCAATGTGGAGTACTTCTAGAATCACTTCTAAATTATTTCCCTTTGCCATTAGATTAAATAATATAAATAGATATTAAGTATCCTGGGAGAAAGTATGTCGAAGTTGATCGTTGCTAAATTTGGTGGAAGTTCTATGGCCGATGCCGTGGCCATGAAGAGATCTGCTAATGTAGCGCTTGAGCATAGAGCAAATCTAATTACTGTTTCGGCCACATTTGGAACAACTAATAACCTTATTAAACTCTCTAAACTTGCTCTTGAATCGAGCTGGGACGACTGTGAATCTCTCATTGGTGAAATCGTAGAAAAGCACCATTCGATTGCAAAGGATCTGGGGCTTGAAGACTTGAGCGAGTTAAACAAACTCTTAGAAGAGGCTCGCACAATTGCAAAAGGAGTAAACCTCTTAAGGGATTGTTCGGCAAAGGCCTTTGACACAATCCAATCACTTGGAGAGAGAATGTCATCACTTCTCTTTTCCAAAGCACTCTCAGATACTTGGAACGCAGTAGAAACTAAGACTGTAGAGAACTTTGATGTTAGAAAAGTGCTTAGAACTGATGATCAATTTGGAAAGGCGCAACCTCTGGTAAAAGAGATTAGAAATCTTTGTAACGAGCACCTTAAATTATGTAAGAGCAACGATGTTGTCTACGTTACTCAAGGATTCATTGGACAAAGTGAAGACGGTCATACGACAACATTGGGTCGCGGTGGAAGTGATTATAGTGCCGCCCTTTTGGCCGAGGGAATTGGTGCAGACATTTTACAAATTTGGACTGATGTAGCGGGAATTGCCACAACTGATCCTCGCATTGTTCCAAGTGCAAAACTTATGAGTGAAATTACGTTTTCAGAGGCGGCCGAGCTTGCAACTTTTGGTGCAAAGATTCTACATCCAACGACTCTTACTCCAGCACTTAGAGAGGATATCTCTGTCTACGTTGGCTCAAGCTATGAACCCCACGCTCTAGGAACTTGGATCAAGAAAGAATGCGATGAAGCTCCTCTAATTAGAGCGATGGCCTTAAAGAAAGACCAGAGTCTACTTACGCTCAGTACACCGAAAATGCTCCACTCTCATGGCTTTCTCTATGAAATATTTAAAATATTCAATCAATATAAAGTGAGTGTTGATAGTATTACGACTTCAGAGATTTCTGTCTCTTTAACAGTTGAGGATTCTACTCTACTTAACAAGAAGTTAATTGCTGAATTAGAGACTCTCGCAACGGTAAAAATTGAAGAAAAACTTTGCTTAGTGTCTCTAATAGGTAACAATATTAATCACACTGCAGGACTGGCCACAAGGATATTTAATTCTCTCGGAGATATTAATGTGAGGATGATTTGTTTAGGAGCTTCCAAACACAACTTCTGCTTTCTAGTTGACGAGAAAAGGGCCAATGAAGCTGTAGTGAAACTACACGAACACTTTATTGGAGAATAAGTTTGAAATACGCAATTATTGGCAATGGCAAAACTGGTTCATATGTTTCAAAAATTCTTAGTGAAAGACAGTGCTCGTTTGAAATTTTCAATTCCACAAATAAACCGACACGAGAGAACTTAAGAGATTTTGACGTGGCCATCTGTTTTATAGATGGAGAGGTTTTTAAATCGTTAATTCCAGAACTTCTTGAAAGTGATATAGATATTGTCACAGGAGCAACAGGACTGGATTGGAGCGATGACATCAGAAATGCTGTTATAGAGAAAAAGAGAAAGTGGATCAAAGCATCTAATTTTTCTATCGGAATGAATCTTGTTCACAAAATGATTAGCGAGAGTTTTTCTAAGGCCCAAGATCTTTTTGAAAATTACACAATGAATATCCACGAAGTTCATCACACAAAGAAATTAGATGCGCCAAGTGGAACAGCTCTCAAGTGGCAAGAGTGGTCAAAGCAAGAGATGCCAATCACCTCAGAGAGAATTGGGGATGTGGTTGGAGATCATATCATTGAGCTTAAAACTGACAATGAAATTATCACGCTGAGACATCAGGCGACAGATAGAAGTATCTTTGCAAGTGGCGCTATAAAGGCATGCGAATACTTCAGTGAACTCTCTGTGGGCCTCTATGACTTCGAAGATTTAACACTTTCAAAATTATTAAAATAAATAGGATAGAGAAATGAATTTAAACGACTATAAATTATGGACTGCCGTTATCACACCAATGAAAGAAGATGGATCGGTGAACTACGATGATTTAA
Proteins encoded in this window:
- a CDS encoding kelch repeat-containing protein, producing the protein MKKLIYVLALGLLTTPVLGKEYVITSSDKLSDSLGAGYNSEEEAFVGKCVTGDVVYVGKQESNLDFSQTISQRQLSKELGISAGGRARMGAITHSASANFLKNSKSNSFSISSIYSGNYSFRQRKLNNPRLNDIGVKLSNNPMRFQNTCGDNFSHKQSIGAKIFFSIRLDFTSKLAKQTFEANYSMSGPMASASASLRQAKNSFSKDTKVTITALQVGGDISKISDIFYSADGNGSKDFVSCSFGDLAKCENVLSNAIKYATDTEVGFPSQIKPDTDMNSAIGPAVLKTYAYSYEMMGEYINFSPALTRAIKATRKNLNNLFEDIFAQHNLVETLINSGTIRLSPRQYGKFTQMQSNIFTQMYSLAEGIEDCYQKPLECSEIWLEFEPTNDEGVKLYAEEEFEVEKETFAQWCDFGYTPFATEGTLNSVNALVSRAKEIDPDLFAPPGAGMDVDLCYIAGSILEKQRSLSVTESNLSDLRLIATLKNLTELDLGDNEIEDISPLSSLVNLTKLNLRENRIYNLQALTSLLNLTSLELSDNEIEDASPLSRLGNITYLDLRNNGVDIACPFPEEGICLIADYRYNNEFVPLTRNHTNLPSRLGHRVSKLSNGDLIVSGDLSMTNNSGAIGALSNYQTEFFHSGSIAVKRSFHTSTTLDSDEVLLTGGWHANTSAELYNGRTKSSKAIGNMNFPRVEHVATKLDNGDVLITGGWKGRNQFWTGRDSQATAELFDATTRKFVNIGSMRVPRAGHTMTKLNDGRVLIVGGFKVDHESNGQGIASAEIFDPKFNRFTKLTSRLRFGRGHHTATKLKDGRVLIVGGFSKENKATNRIEIFNPKNNSFHLVEETMNEQRAYHQAVLLPDGKVFIVGGEVEHFARRNPQDECKTCSKTAEIYDPYAGISTQTSAQMNVPRSQFSATLTNDNRIIIIGGKGNDARFSASMFEFSEF
- the lysC gene encoding lysine-sensitive aspartokinase 3: MSKLIVAKFGGSSMADAVAMKRSANVALEHRANLITVSATFGTTNNLIKLSKLALESSWDDCESLIGEIVEKHHSIAKDLGLEDLSELNKLLEEARTIAKGVNLLRDCSAKAFDTIQSLGERMSSLLFSKALSDTWNAVETKTVENFDVRKVLRTDDQFGKAQPLVKEIRNLCNEHLKLCKSNDVVYVTQGFIGQSEDGHTTTLGRGGSDYSAALLAEGIGADILQIWTDVAGIATTDPRIVPSAKLMSEITFSEAAELATFGAKILHPTTLTPALREDISVYVGSSYEPHALGTWIKKECDEAPLIRAMALKKDQSLLTLSTPKMLHSHGFLYEIFKIFNQYKVSVDSITTSEISVSLTVEDSTLLNKKLIAELETLATVKIEEKLCLVSLIGNNINHTAGLATRIFNSLGDINVRMICLGASKHNFCFLVDEKRANEAVVKLHEHFIGE
- a CDS encoding 4-hydroxy-tetrahydrodipicolinate reductase; this translates as MKYAIIGNGKTGSYVSKILSERQCSFEIFNSTNKPTRENLRDFDVAICFIDGEVFKSLIPELLESDIDIVTGATGLDWSDDIRNAVIEKKRKWIKASNFSIGMNLVHKMISESFSKAQDLFENYTMNIHEVHHTKKLDAPSGTALKWQEWSKQEMPITSERIGDVVGDHIIELKTDNEIITLRHQATDRSIFASGAIKACEYFSELSVGLYDFEDLTLSKLLK
- the asd gene encoding aspartate-semialdehyde dehydrogenase; translation: MKKVGFVGWRGMVGSVLMDRMNELGDFKKIESIFFSTSQVGEKAPNYSSSELLKDALNIDELLEMDIIVTCQGGDYTKEVHPKLKSKNWNGYWIDAASTLRMNSDSVIVLDPVNRSVIDRALNDGIKDFVGGNCTVSLMMMALGGLFESDEIEWLTSMTYQAASGGGARHMKELLTQMKVVGTNFTQMDESLSKDIMKVDQLVTNTLRDGSLDISCFGAPLAGNLIPWIDSAVEAGQTREEWKGVAETNKILGRSENIIPIDGTCVRIGTMRCHSQAFTIKLKRNIPMDEITQMISSHNDWVKVIGNTPEETRSGLTPAAVSGTLDIPVGRLRKMNLGEQYLNAFTCGDQLLWGAAEPVRRMLGILVDSSL